The Ignavibacteriota bacterium region AGTTCTCTTTTTTTGAACATCGTTCGTTCTAATTCCTCTGTTTTATTTCCTCATCCACCATTTCATGGGTGTATCTAGTTCTTACTTTTCACGTATTTGTTGGATTTGCCCCTCATAATTTTCCATGTCGGATTTTAGATTTGATGATACGTTGCATCTTACCTCCCTTTTCATTACTTTTTGCCTACAGGAATTTGAAACTATGTCAACAAATCATTCAATTTTAGTCGTGGACGATGAGGACGGGTTACGAACGCTCATCGCTTCAGAGTTAACAAGAATCGGTTACAAGGTAGAAACAGCAAACGATGGTGACATCGCTATCGCTCATCTTCGGCGCGCTCCGTTCGATGTTGCCATTCTTGATATTAAAATGCCCAAAGTGGACGGCATCGAAGTTTTGAAATTTATCAACAGCAATTGCCCGACGACAAAAGCAATCATGCTGACCGGGTTCGCCGACCTTTCGTATGCTATGGAATGTAAGCGTTATGGAGCATATGATTTTATCGGAAAACCATTTAGCTTTCAAGACCTGCTTTCTACAATTGAAACAACGATACAAGAGAAAACGACGTGAAGAGCGTTCGACGCTTTTCCGGTAAGGAGTCCCTATGGCTGTTATGAAAACTGAAGAACTGAAAAAAATACCAAGTAAATTTAATCTCGAACAATTCGATGTCGCTGTGTTTGCGAAGGATAAAATCCGTGAGATGTTTCGCACGGGAAAACTTCCGACCGCGGATGCGATGGCGGAAGAAGTTATTCTTCGCGCGGTAAAAGAAGGCGCGTCCGACATTCACTTCGAGCCGACCGACTTTGCTCTCCGCATCCGTCTTGGATATGAAGGCGTGATGAAAAAACTTGTCTCGCTCCCGAAAGATACGGCGGAAAATCTCGCGAATGTTCTCAAAGCAAAAGCCGGGTTGAACGCGTTCGAAAAGAAGAAACCACAGGAAGGACGGTTCACGATCATTCTCGGAAACGTGCAACTTGATTTACGCATCAGTACATTACCCGCCGTGACAGGAGAACGGATTGCACTTCGTATTTTAACGAAGGCAAGTCACATTACGAAGATTGAAGAGTTGGGCTTTTCGGAAGTAAATCTTGAACGGATGAAAAAATTATACAGCCGTCCTTCCGGTTTATTACTGATTACCGGTCCGGCAGGAAGCGGGAAAACAACGACAGCGTACGCAACGGTCAATAAACTCAACACACCGGAAAAAAATATTTTTACCGTCGAAAATCCCATCGAGTTCAAACTCGATTTTGCAACGCAGGTTCAGCCGAGCACGGACAAAACATTCACCACGGTCGATGCGCTTCGTTCCATTCTTCGCCAGTCGCCCAATGTTATTTTAGTAGGGGATATTCGTGATGCAGAAGCGGGTAATCTTACCGCCGAAGCCGCATTTATAGGAACGATGGTCATCAGCACAATGCTTTCAAGTGATGCAATCGGAACGGTTCCTCGCCTTTTGAACTTCGGTATTTCTCCGTATTGGTTAGCATCCAGTCTTGTAGGAATAGCACATCAGCAACTGGTGAGGAAAATATGTGAAGCATGTAAGGAAGAGTATCAGGCAGGACCGGAAGAACTTGAGCGGTTGGGAACCGGAACATGGGGACAAACACAGTATTACCGTGGGAAGGGCTGTGAAGCGTGTAACGGAACCGGGTATCATGAACGAACGGCGATTCAGGAAATTTTGGTTATCAACGACCAGATGAGGGATTTGATCTATGAACAGGCGCCAAGTGTGAAATTGAAAGAAGCCGCGTTCAATGCCGGATTCGAGGAAATCCGGGCTGACGCAAAAAGTAAAGTCACTGATGGTACGACAACAATCGCGGAATTTGTCCGTTCATTGGGGTAAGTTGGTGTTCCTGTTTGCTGTTTGATACAGTGAAAGAGTTTCGTATCTTACTACCGAACTCAACTCACGTTGCGTGTCGTACCGGGATATTGCCACTTCCGCGAGTCAATTTAGTCTCCCCAAACAGTAACCACCGTTGAGCATTATTTTATTATTACGAGCCATGTGCGCTGATGCG contains the following coding sequences:
- a CDS encoding response regulator; the encoded protein is MSTNHSILVVDDEDGLRTLIASELTRIGYKVETANDGDIAIAHLRRAPFDVAILDIKMPKVDGIEVLKFINSNCPTTKAIMLTGFADLSYAMECKRYGAYDFIGKPFSFQDLLSTIETTIQEKTT
- a CDS encoding type II/IV secretion system protein, whose amino-acid sequence is MAVMKTEELKKIPSKFNLEQFDVAVFAKDKIREMFRTGKLPTADAMAEEVILRAVKEGASDIHFEPTDFALRIRLGYEGVMKKLVSLPKDTAENLANVLKAKAGLNAFEKKKPQEGRFTIILGNVQLDLRISTLPAVTGERIALRILTKASHITKIEELGFSEVNLERMKKLYSRPSGLLLITGPAGSGKTTTAYATVNKLNTPEKNIFTVENPIEFKLDFATQVQPSTDKTFTTVDALRSILRQSPNVILVGDIRDAEAGNLTAEAAFIGTMVISTMLSSDAIGTVPRLLNFGISPYWLASSLVGIAHQQLVRKICEACKEEYQAGPEELERLGTGTWGQTQYYRGKGCEACNGTGYHERTAIQEILVINDQMRDLIYEQAPSVKLKEAAFNAGFEEIRADAKSKVTDGTTTIAEFVRSLG